In Kytococcus sedentarius DSM 20547, the sequence GCAACGGGCCCCTGAACGCCCAGCGCATCGCCCACCGGGTGCGTGCGCACGAGGAGGGGGCGTGGGTGCGCGAGGCCGCCACCGCACACGCCGCCAAGCAGGCAGCGACCCAGGAGCGTGCAGCATGAGTGAGTCCACCTGGCCCCTGTGGGAGGTCTTCGTCCGGCCCAAGCGCGGCCTGAACCACACGCACGTGGGCTCGCTCCACGCGCCCGACGCGGAGATGGCGCTGCGCAACGGCCGCGACGTCTACACCCGTCGCGGCGAGGGGGTCTCGGTGTGGGTGGTCCGCGCCGAGGACATCACGGCGAACAGCCCCGACGAGCGGGACAGCTTCTTCGACCCGGCGGCTGACAAGGTCTACCGCCACCCGACCTTCTACGACGTGCCCGAGGACGTGGAGTACCTGTGAGCGCCGAGTCGCACCTGTCCACCGCCACGCCCGGCACCGCGCCGGCGCAGCCGCAGCGCTTCGAGGTGCAGGAGGGCGCCCCGGTGCCCACCACGCCGGAGACCGTGGGCCGCGCCCCGGCGCCGTGGGACGCCGGCGGCGACCCCGCATCGATGGGGGACGACCAGCTCTCCGCCCGCTACCTGCTGGGGCTGGCCGACGACGCCCTGGTCTACGCCCAGCGGCTGGGGGAGTGGATCAGCCGGGCCCCGCAGATCGAGGAGGACATGGCGCTGGGCAACGTGGCACTGGACCTCGTCGGCCAGGCCCGCGCGCTGTACACGCGGGTGGGGGAGCTCGATGCGGAGCTGCTGCCCGGAGTGCAGAAACTCGCCGAGGACGATCTGGCCTACTTCCGCGAGGAGCGGCACTTCCGGAACGTCTGGTTGGTGGAGCAGCCCCGCGGGGACTTCGCCCACGAGATGGCCCGCATGCTGTGGTTCGCCGCCCACCAGGTGGATCTGTACGCGGCGCTGGTGCGCCTCGACGGCGCCGACGAGGTGGGGGTGGCCGTCGCCCGCAAGGCCCTCAAGGAGGTGGACTACCACCGTGACCACGCGGCGCAGTGGGTGATCCGACTGGGCGACGGGACCGAGGAGTCCACCCGGCGCATGGCGGCGGCCCTGGCCACCGTGGAGCCCTTCCAGGCCGAGCTGTTCGCCGACGACCCGGTCGCCACCGAGGCAGCACGACGGGGTCTCGGCGTGCTGCCGAGCTCCCTGGCCGAGCGGGCCGAGGACTTCGTGACCGGGGTCCTGCGGCGCGCCCGGCTGGAGCGTCCCGAGGCCGGGCGCTGGCACGCCGGCGGGGGCCGCACCGGCACCCACTCCGAGCAGCTGGGCTACCTGCTGGCCGAGATGCAGTCCGTGGCCCGGGCGCACCCCGGCGCCTCGTGGTGACGGGCGCCGACAGCTCGCGCCTGCCCGCCCAGGACGTGGTGCGGGCCGTGGAGGCCATCCCGGACCCGGAGATCCCCGTCATCACGCTGGCCGACCTGGGCGTGCTGCGCGAGGTCGCGCCCGACGAGGCCGCCGGCACGGTGTCGGTGACGATGACCCCCACCTACTCCGGCTGCCCCGCCATGGAGGTGATGGAGGGCCAGGTGGCCCGCGCCATCGCCCTGCGCGGCTGGGAGCCGGTGGTGCGCCGGCAGCTGGACCCGCCGTGGACGACCGACTGGATGACCGAGGCCGGCAAGCAGAAGCTGACGCGCTTCGGCATCGCCCCGCCCGGCCCGGCGGACGCGCCCCGCCACGGGGACGGGCCGGTGGGCCTGCACCTGCAGGTGCGCCAGGTGGCCTGCCCGCACTGCGGGTCGGCCGCCACCGAGGAGCTGGCCCGGTTCGGCTCCACCGCCTGCAAGGCCCTGCGCCGGTGCCTGGACTGCCGCGAGCCGTTCGACGAGTTCAAGCCCCTGTGAGCACCGGGCGCGGCACCCGCCGCCGCGCACACCCCATCGAGAACCCCTGAGAGCACCTGGAGAGAGATGAGCCCCCTGAGCACCCCGAGTCGGCGTCGCGCGACCTTCCACCCGCTGCGGGTGGTCGACGTGGAGCGGTTGACCGAGGCTGCGGCGGCGATCACCTTCGAGGTGCCCACCGAGCTCGTCGAGGAGTTCACCTTCGAGCCCGGCCAGCACCTCACGCTCCGCGCCGACATCGACGGCGTGGACGTGCGGCGCTCGTACTCCATCTGCCTGCCGCGCTCCCGGGCGCTGCGCGACCGCCACGTGCGGGTTGCCGTCTCCAAGGTGCCGAACGGCGTGATGAGCACCTGGCTGGTGGAGAACACCCAGCCGGGTGACGAGCTGCAGGTGATGACGCCGATGGGGTCGTTCGTGAACCCGGTGGTGCCCGATGCGGCGCGCCATCACGTGGCGATCGCGGCGGGCTCGGGCATCACCCCCGTCATGTCGCTGCTGGGCACGTTGCTGGAGGAAGAACCGGGGTCGCGGGCGACCCTGGTGTTCGGCAACCGGCGCACGGACTCGATCATGTTCCTCGAGGAGCTGGCCGACTACAAGAACCAGTACCCGGGGCGCTTCCAGCTCATCAACGTGCTCTCGCGGGAGCCGCAGGACGTGGAGCTCTTCCACGGGCGGATCGACCGCGAGCGGCTCGAGCGGATCTTCGCCACCCTCGTGGACGTCGACGACGTGGACCACTGGTACCTCTGCGGTCCGTTCGGCATGGTGGAGACCACCCGGGAGCTGCTCGCCGAGCGGGGCGTGGACGAGCACGTGGTGCACCACGAGGTCTTCCACGTGGACGACGCGCCGCCGCAGTCCGCGCCGGAGCCGGTGGACACCGGCGCCGAGCCCGAGGCCGTGGTGACCGTGACCCTGGACGGCCGCCGCAGCGAGGTGGACATGCCCAGCAAGGACGCCGAGACCATCCTCGACGCGACCCTGCGGGAGCGCCCCGATGCGCCCTTCTCCTGCACCGGTGGGGTGTGCGGCACCTGCCGCGCCAAGGTGCTCGGCGGCGAGGTGCGCATGGACCGCAACTACGCGCTGGAGCCCGATGAGGTGGAGGCCGGCTTCGTGCTGGCCTGCCAGAGCCACCCGGTGACCGACACCGCGGAGATCGACTTCGACGTCTGATGACGCCGCCGCCGGTCCGCCCGTGGCCCGCCCTGTGGGCGCTGTGCCTGGGCTTCTTCATGGTGCTGGTGGACTCCACCATCGTCTCCATCGCCACCCCGGCGCTGATGCGGGAGTTCGACGCGAGCGTCAGCCACGTGGTCTGGGTGACCAGCGCCTACCTGCTGGCCTACGCGGTGCCGCTGCTGGTGACCGGGCGGCTGGGGGACCGGCTCGGCCCGAAGCGGCTGTACCTCGCGGGGCTCGGGGTGTTCACCGCGGCGTCGGCCTGGTGCGGGCTCGCCGACAGCATCGAGGCCCTGATCGCGGCCCGCGTCCTGCAGGGCCTGGGGGCCGCGATGCTGAGCCCGCAGACGATGGCAGTGATCACCCGCCTGTTCCCGGGCAACCAGCGCGGCCGGGCGATGGCGGCCTGGGGCGCCACCGCAGGTGCGGCGACCCTGGTGGGGCCGCTGATGGGCGGGGTGCTGCTCGACTCGGCCGGCTGGGAGTGGATCTTCTTCGTGAACGTGCCGGTGGGCATCCTCGCGATGGTGCTCGCAGCACGCCTGGTGCCGGCCCTGGGGACGCGGGCGCACTCGATGGACTGGTGGGGCGTGGCGCTCAGCGCGGTGGGCATGTTCCTGCTGGTGTTCGGTATCCAGGAGGGCCAGACCTACCGGTGGGGCACCATCACCGGGTGGGTGTCGGTGCCGCTGCTCATCGCGGTCGGGCTGGTCGTCCTGACGGTCTTCGTGGTGTGGCAGGCGTGCAACACCCGCGAGCCGCTGGTGCCGCTGCGGCTGTTCACCCACCGCAACTTCAGCCTGGCGAACGTCGCGATCACCACGGTGGGATTCGCCACCATCGCGACGGCCTTCCCGTTCATCCTCTACCTGCAGTCGGTCCGGGGCATGACCCCCACCGAGGCCGCCCTGGTGATGGCGCCCTCGTCGGTGATGACCCTGCTGCTGGCGCGCTGGGCGGGGGGACTGGTGGACCGGGTGCACCCGCGCACGTTGGCCTCCATCGGCATGGTGGGCCTGGCGCTGACCTACCTGTTCGTCGCGCTCACGGTGCGGCCGGGCACGCCGCTGCCGGTGCTGCTCGTGCCGTGGTTCATGCTCGGCATCACCAGCTCGTTCGTGTGGTCGCCCCTGTCGGTCTCGGCGACGCGCACGCTGCCCCCGCACGCCATCGGGGCGGGGTCGGGGGTGTACAACACCACGCGACAGGTGGGCTCGGTGCTGGGCGCGGCGGCGATCGCGGCCCTCATCGAGGCACGGATGGTGGCGCACCTGGGCGGGGCTCCCGGGGCCGGTGCCCCCGCGGGGGAGGCGATGGCGCACACCGCCGTCCGGGTGTCGCCGGCGGTGGCCGAGCAGATGAGCGCGGCCCTGCGGGAGTCGCTGTACGTGCCCGCCGCGGTGCTGGTGGTGGGTGCCGTGGCCGCCCTGCTGCTGGTGGGGCACGCGGATGACCCCGACACCTTCGAGGCCGGCTGAGGCGGGCTGAGAGGGTCTCGCTGGGCTGGCCGGACGGGGGCGTGCAGCTCCGCGAACCCCACCTCAGCCTCGCCGGTACTCGACGATGGCGTAGCCCTCGCCCGGCGTGCGGGAGGACTCGTGCCAGACGGTCGGGTCGACGGGCCACGTGATGGGGAAGAAGGTGTCCGCGTCCTGCGGTGACTGGTCGACCTCCGTGAGCACCAGCCGGTCGGCCACGGGCAGCGCGTCGGCGAAGACCCCCGCGCCACCGACGACGAAGACCTCGCCGTCCCCGGCCATGAGCAGGGCCTCGGCCCACGAGCGGGCGACGAGCACCTCATCGAAGCGGGCGCCCGATGCGGGGTCGCCCTCCACGGCCGGCCCGCCGGGCAGCCACGTGGGGTCGGAAGTCATCACCACGTGGCGGCGGCCGGGGAGGGGCCGGGGGAAGGACTCGAAGGTGCGGCGACCCATCACCATCGTCCCGCCCATGGTGGTGTCCTTGAAGTGCTTGAGGTCCCCGGGCAGGTGCCACGGCAGGTCACCGTCGCGCCCGATGGCCCCGTTGCGCGCCACGGCCACCACCAGGGTGAGGCTCTGCGAGAAGCCCCGGGTCATCACCGCGGGCACGGGTTCGCCTGTGCGCTCCGCCTCGGCGAGGGCGGCCAGCACCTGGGCCTCGTGGGGGACGGTGCGCTCGGGGAGGTCGTCCAGCGCCCACCAGCGCAGTCCGGCGCACTTGTCGGACTCTCGCACGGCCGGTTCCCCGGCCCACCGGCGAGCCATCACGAAGGTGTCGTAGCGCTCCTCCAGCGGGGAGGTCAGGGCGATGTGGCGGTGCAGCGTGGTGACCGGGTGCAGGTC encodes:
- the paaE gene encoding 1,2-phenylacetyl-CoA epoxidase subunit PaaE, yielding MSPLSTPSRRRATFHPLRVVDVERLTEAAAAITFEVPTELVEEFTFEPGQHLTLRADIDGVDVRRSYSICLPRSRALRDRHVRVAVSKVPNGVMSTWLVENTQPGDELQVMTPMGSFVNPVVPDAARHHVAIAAGSGITPVMSLLGTLLEEEPGSRATLVFGNRRTDSIMFLEELADYKNQYPGRFQLINVLSREPQDVELFHGRIDRERLERIFATLVDVDDVDHWYLCGPFGMVETTRELLAERGVDEHVVHHEVFHVDDAPPQSAPEPVDTGAEPEAVVTVTLDGRRSEVDMPSKDAETILDATLRERPDAPFSCTGGVCGTCRAKVLGGEVRMDRNYALEPDEVEAGFVLACQSHPVTDTAEIDFDV
- the paaB gene encoding 1,2-phenylacetyl-CoA epoxidase subunit PaaB: MSESTWPLWEVFVRPKRGLNHTHVGSLHAPDAEMALRNGRDVYTRRGEGVSVWVVRAEDITANSPDERDSFFDPAADKVYRHPTFYDVPEDVEYL
- the paaC gene encoding 1,2-phenylacetyl-CoA epoxidase subunit PaaC — translated: MSAESHLSTATPGTAPAQPQRFEVQEGAPVPTTPETVGRAPAPWDAGGDPASMGDDQLSARYLLGLADDALVYAQRLGEWISRAPQIEEDMALGNVALDLVGQARALYTRVGELDAELLPGVQKLAEDDLAYFREERHFRNVWLVEQPRGDFAHEMARMLWFAAHQVDLYAALVRLDGADEVGVAVARKALKEVDYHRDHAAQWVIRLGDGTEESTRRMAAALATVEPFQAELFADDPVATEAARRGLGVLPSSLAERAEDFVTGVLRRARLERPEAGRWHAGGGRTGTHSEQLGYLLAEMQSVARAHPGASW
- the paaD gene encoding 1,2-phenylacetyl-CoA epoxidase subunit PaaD — protein: MTGADSSRLPAQDVVRAVEAIPDPEIPVITLADLGVLREVAPDEAAGTVSVTMTPTYSGCPAMEVMEGQVARAIALRGWEPVVRRQLDPPWTTDWMTEAGKQKLTRFGIAPPGPADAPRHGDGPVGLHLQVRQVACPHCGSAATEELARFGSTACKALRRCLDCREPFDEFKPL
- a CDS encoding dihydrofolate reductase — translated: MPSPRFQVVPSAYVALLRDDPARPGRTEVLLQERRGTGYMDRWWACGAAGHVELGESVLHAAAREATEELGVTIDPVDLHPVTTLHRHIALTSPLEERYDTFVMARRWAGEPAVRESDKCAGLRWWALDDLPERTVPHEAQVLAALAEAERTGEPVPAVMTRGFSQSLTLVVAVARNGAIGRDGDLPWHLPGDLKHFKDTTMGGTMVMGRRTFESFPRPLPGRRHVVMTSDPTWLPGGPAVEGDPASGARFDEVLVARSWAEALLMAGDGEVFVVGGAGVFADALPVADRLVLTEVDQSPQDADTFFPITWPVDPTVWHESSRTPGEGYAIVEYRRG
- a CDS encoding DHA2 family efflux MFS transporter permease subunit, with protein sequence MTPPPVRPWPALWALCLGFFMVLVDSTIVSIATPALMREFDASVSHVVWVTSAYLLAYAVPLLVTGRLGDRLGPKRLYLAGLGVFTAASAWCGLADSIEALIAARVLQGLGAAMLSPQTMAVITRLFPGNQRGRAMAAWGATAGAATLVGPLMGGVLLDSAGWEWIFFVNVPVGILAMVLAARLVPALGTRAHSMDWWGVALSAVGMFLLVFGIQEGQTYRWGTITGWVSVPLLIAVGLVVLTVFVVWQACNTREPLVPLRLFTHRNFSLANVAITTVGFATIATAFPFILYLQSVRGMTPTEAALVMAPSSVMTLLLARWAGGLVDRVHPRTLASIGMVGLALTYLFVALTVRPGTPLPVLLVPWFMLGITSSFVWSPLSVSATRTLPPHAIGAGSGVYNTTRQVGSVLGAAAIAALIEARMVAHLGGAPGAGAPAGEAMAHTAVRVSPAVAEQMSAALRESLYVPAAVLVVGAVAALLLVGHADDPDTFEAG